A genomic segment from Limibacillus halophilus encodes:
- a CDS encoding DUF294 nucleotidyltransferase-like domain-containing protein translates to MPGKLPPAGHTPLVALPVLVLDLETTGLNVKEDRLVQIAGIAMAGARVLPEPQLNQLVNPGVSIPPAATRVHGIDDQQVADASRFSDLYGSIADLISDRVVVGHHIAFDLAILKHEAARIGVAWRDPQQLDVGQLLGALQPALPDLALETVAAFLDVTITRRHDAMGDCEATAQAWSRLLDLLRERDIRTLAEAQAFAAGRDDIQRREVQAGWHTAPGNHMDPGETSGEFRIDSHAFQARLADHMRRPPIMVPGATTLRKAVQRMVECKVGALLIGEPASPPIGIFTERDLLRLLAEGTVDIDDAPVSSVMSAPVETLGAEDMLYRALGRMDRLGIRHICVAGNDGSALGMISQRDLLDHRARGAVMLDDALVTAKDLQGLAAAFARVPEVAGGLLTEDLDGLEIARFVSQELQSLTARAAELAAQAVEAQGLGPAPAPWCVIVLGSGGRGESLLGADQDNALIHEGGEADDPWFAALGERMADLLDAAGVPRCKGGIMVKNALWRGNVADWRGRVDGWLRKASPEDLLNVDIFFDLAPVVGPAEIARAIKNDAIQQASESIGFLTYLADSVSAVAPRFSLFNRLPLEEGRVDLKRDGLLPLVSLARTLGLRAASKSRATPERLRDAVVFGNLAEADAEILLTLQSQLMTAILRQQLSDLAEGIRPSSRVALKDMRRSDKKDLLSGLGHLREIVDDLRNAVSR, encoded by the coding sequence ATGCCAGGCAAATTGCCACCTGCTGGTCACACGCCGCTGGTGGCTTTGCCTGTTCTGGTGCTGGACCTGGAGACCACCGGACTCAACGTGAAGGAGGACAGGCTCGTTCAGATCGCCGGTATTGCCATGGCAGGCGCCCGCGTGCTCCCGGAACCACAATTGAACCAACTGGTAAATCCCGGGGTGTCCATCCCACCGGCAGCCACGCGCGTTCACGGCATAGATGACCAACAGGTTGCCGATGCGTCCCGGTTTTCCGATCTGTACGGGTCCATCGCCGATCTGATTTCCGATCGGGTCGTGGTCGGCCACCATATCGCTTTTGATTTGGCGATACTCAAGCATGAGGCTGCGCGAATAGGGGTGGCTTGGCGTGATCCGCAGCAATTGGATGTCGGTCAATTGCTGGGCGCCTTACAACCAGCGCTGCCTGATCTTGCCTTGGAAACAGTGGCGGCGTTTCTGGATGTAACGATCACCAGGCGGCACGACGCAATGGGCGATTGCGAGGCGACAGCGCAAGCATGGTCGCGTCTTTTGGACCTGCTTCGGGAGCGTGATATCAGGACGCTTGCGGAGGCGCAGGCCTTTGCGGCCGGGCGCGACGATATCCAGCGCCGGGAGGTACAAGCAGGCTGGCACACGGCACCCGGAAATCACATGGATCCGGGCGAAACGAGCGGTGAGTTCCGGATCGATAGCCATGCCTTCCAGGCACGGTTGGCCGATCATATGCGGCGTCCGCCGATCATGGTTCCCGGTGCTACGACCCTCCGCAAGGCGGTGCAGCGGATGGTCGAGTGCAAGGTGGGGGCTTTGCTGATCGGCGAACCTGCTTCGCCGCCGATTGGAATCTTTACCGAACGTGATCTGCTGCGCCTGTTGGCGGAAGGTACGGTCGATATCGATGATGCGCCGGTATCATCTGTGATGTCTGCACCGGTGGAAACCCTGGGTGCCGAAGATATGCTTTACCGGGCGCTTGGCCGAATGGACCGGTTGGGGATCCGGCACATTTGCGTGGCGGGAAACGACGGTTCGGCGCTCGGCATGATTTCCCAGCGGGACCTGCTGGATCATCGCGCGCGCGGCGCTGTGATGCTTGATGACGCTCTGGTGACGGCGAAAGACCTGCAAGGCTTGGCTGCAGCCTTCGCGCGGGTTCCGGAGGTGGCGGGCGGACTGTTAACGGAAGACCTGGACGGGCTGGAGATCGCGCGCTTCGTGTCGCAGGAATTGCAGTCCTTGACCGCGCGGGCGGCTGAGCTAGCGGCACAGGCAGTGGAAGCGCAGGGATTGGGACCGGCGCCGGCGCCTTGGTGCGTCATTGTGCTGGGGTCGGGAGGTCGCGGAGAGAGCCTTCTGGGCGCCGATCAGGACAATGCCCTGATCCACGAGGGTGGTGAGGCGGACGATCCCTGGTTTGCAGCCCTGGGGGAGCGCATGGCCGATCTTCTGGATGCGGCAGGAGTGCCGCGCTGTAAAGGCGGCATCATGGTCAAGAATGCGCTATGGCGCGGCAATGTCGCCGACTGGCGTGGCCGCGTCGACGGCTGGCTGCGCAAGGCAAGCCCCGAGGATCTATTGAATGTTGATATTTTCTTCGATCTCGCCCCGGTCGTGGGGCCCGCCGAAATTGCGCGCGCAATCAAGAACGACGCTATCCAACAGGCATCGGAGTCCATCGGGTTTTTGACCTATCTGGCAGACTCCGTTTCCGCCGTTGCGCCGCGTTTTAGCCTTTTCAATCGCTTGCCGTTGGAGGAGGGAAGGGTAGACCTGAAACGCGATGGGCTGTTGCCTCTCGTTAGTTTGGCCAGAACGCTGGGACTGAGGGCCGCATCAAAGTCCCGGGCAACGCCTGAACGCCTGCGTGACGCGGTGGTCTTCGGCAATCTTGCCGAAGCGGATGCGGAGATTCTGCTCACCCTGCAAAGCCAACTTATGACAGCAATACTGCGTCAGCAGCTCTCGGACCTCGCAGAAGGGATTCGTCCTTCCAGTCGCGTTGCCCTGAAGGATATGCGTCGATCGGACAAGAAGGACCTTTTGTCTGGTCTGGGGCATCTG
- a CDS encoding YggT family protein produces MLSAIPLWAIIIDYLLGMIMWTLIGRFGMGLFLPEKSQFFFMQFFVKVTDPILRVFKPVTPGFLIPPMVPLFVAWFFFMTRFYLMPWLLGYSVMGMLSFPLESEIGQGVAYLIGKIVN; encoded by the coding sequence ATGCTTAGTGCGATTCCCTTATGGGCAATTATAATCGATTACCTTCTCGGCATGATCATGTGGACCTTGATCGGGCGATTTGGGATGGGGCTGTTTCTGCCGGAGAAAAGCCAATTCTTCTTTATGCAGTTTTTCGTGAAGGTTACCGACCCGATCCTTCGCGTTTTCAAGCCAGTGACACCAGGTTTCTTGATTCCACCAATGGTACCGCTGTTTGTGGCTTGGTTCTTTTTTATGACACGATTTTATCTTATGCCGTGGCTGCTCGGATACTCGGTCATGGGAATGCTTTCCTTTCCGCTGGAAAGCGAGATTGGCCAGGGTGTTGCTTATCTGATCGGTAAGATCGTCAATTAA
- a CDS encoding sodium:solute symporter family protein, with product MSNVNDPFGGLFRMKGNFIDNLPKIYGFYTGGFLLFFALMAVLETMGVSADVIGILFLSFTIFIYALIGWLSRTMQVDAYYVAGRQVPAVFNGMATAADWMSGASFVAMAGGIYFGGHGYLAFVVGWTGGYVLVSVLMAPYLRKFGCYTVPDFIGTRYGGNLTRFLAVLVLVIASFTYVTAQINATGTIASRALQIPFEVGVWFGLISILLCSMLGGMRAVTWTQVAQYIVLIIAYLLPVFWMSNKQGFGVIPQFVYGDAVARIQELEGMLQVGMAPAEGAASTFPGLKALTTLHADTGGGLAAWKFVTLAAAMMLGTASLPHILMRYFTTPSVKAARNSVTWSLVFIFLLYFTAPALATFTKLQIMDPNLATSIIGKAIADVNAIEWIQRWSEVGMLAVADGNGDGILQINELFIRGDIVVLATPEIAGLPYVISGLVAAGGMAAAMSTADGLLLAIANALSHDLYYKIIDPKAETRKRLVVARVLLIVIGAAGAAVASLKLTGILGAVAWAFCFAMSGLFFPLVLGVWWKRANRPGAIAGMAVGLGVGSWYLYMVKFAGMTPWIGLDDLRFGIVGAAASLIAMVVVTLMTKEPDAETQAMVDEVRVPSGDTILGSQH from the coding sequence ATGTCAAACGTAAACGATCCATTCGGTGGCCTCTTCAGGATGAAGGGGAACTTCATCGACAATCTGCCCAAGATCTACGGATTCTACACGGGTGGTTTTCTACTATTCTTCGCTCTAATGGCGGTTCTTGAAACGATGGGAGTGAGTGCTGACGTCATCGGCATCCTGTTCCTGTCCTTCACGATTTTCATCTACGCCCTCATCGGGTGGCTTTCCCGCACCATGCAGGTCGACGCCTACTATGTTGCCGGGCGGCAAGTGCCTGCGGTGTTCAACGGCATGGCAACAGCGGCAGACTGGATGTCTGGTGCATCGTTCGTGGCGATGGCCGGCGGTATCTACTTCGGCGGTCACGGGTACCTTGCCTTCGTGGTTGGCTGGACCGGCGGTTACGTGCTGGTGTCGGTCTTGATGGCACCCTATCTGCGCAAGTTCGGTTGTTATACGGTGCCGGACTTCATCGGTACGCGCTACGGCGGAAACCTGACACGTTTCCTCGCTGTTCTGGTTTTGGTGATCGCTTCCTTCACCTACGTGACGGCGCAGATCAACGCGACGGGTACCATTGCATCGCGTGCCTTGCAGATCCCGTTTGAAGTCGGTGTCTGGTTTGGACTTATCTCCATTCTGCTGTGCTCCATGCTTGGCGGAATGCGGGCCGTTACCTGGACGCAGGTCGCTCAGTATATCGTGCTGATCATCGCCTACCTGTTGCCGGTGTTCTGGATGTCCAACAAGCAGGGCTTCGGCGTCATTCCTCAGTTCGTCTACGGCGATGCCGTCGCACGAATTCAGGAACTCGAGGGTATGTTGCAGGTCGGTATGGCGCCCGCCGAGGGAGCTGCTTCGACCTTCCCGGGCTTGAAAGCCCTGACAACCCTTCACGCGGACACCGGTGGTGGTCTTGCCGCGTGGAAGTTCGTGACTCTTGCAGCGGCTATGATGCTCGGTACGGCATCGCTGCCGCACATTCTGATGCGCTATTTCACCACGCCGTCCGTCAAGGCGGCGCGTAACTCGGTGACGTGGTCATTGGTTTTCATCTTCCTGCTCTACTTCACGGCCCCTGCGCTTGCGACTTTCACCAAGCTGCAGATCATGGATCCCAATCTCGCGACGAGCATCATCGGTAAAGCCATTGCCGATGTGAACGCCATCGAGTGGATTCAACGGTGGAGCGAGGTCGGTATGCTTGCTGTCGCCGATGGTAACGGCGACGGAATCTTGCAGATCAACGAACTGTTCATCCGCGGCGACATCGTCGTGTTGGCTACACCGGAAATCGCCGGTTTGCCTTATGTGATCTCCGGCCTCGTGGCCGCGGGTGGCATGGCAGCTGCGATGTCCACGGCCGACGGACTGTTGCTCGCCATCGCCAACGCCTTGTCGCATGATCTTTACTACAAGATCATCGATCCCAAGGCTGAGACGAGGAAGCGTCTGGTCGTTGCACGCGTCCTGCTGATCGTCATCGGGGCCGCCGGCGCCGCTGTCGCCAGTCTGAAGCTCACGGGTATTCTCGGGGCGGTGGCCTGGGCCTTCTGCTTTGCCATGTCGGGTCTGTTCTTCCCGCTTGTGCTTGGCGTTTGGTGGAAGCGGGCCAACCGACCAGGTGCGATTGCCGGTATGGCGGTCGGACTGGGTGTTGGTTCTTGGTACCTCTACATGGTGAAGTTCGCCGGTATGACGCCATGGATTGGGCTTGATGATTTGCGCTTCGGCATCGTCGGTGCCGCGGCAAGCCTGATCGCCATGGTGGTGGTCACCTTGATGACCAAGGAACCGGATGCTGAGACTCAAGCAATGGTGGATGAAGTCCGCGTTCCAAGCGGCGATACCATTCTCGGTTCACAGCACTAG
- a CDS encoding DUF4212 domain-containing protein — translation MNTDTTQRREEHWKRTKALMIKHLVVWFFFAYLVHLFASSLNSINFFGWPLGFYMAAQGSLIAFVVQLFLFAKQQDRIDQDCGVAEES, via the coding sequence GTGAATACGGATACAACACAACGTCGCGAAGAACACTGGAAGCGAACCAAGGCGCTGATGATCAAGCACTTGGTCGTATGGTTTTTCTTCGCTTATTTGGTGCATTTGTTCGCGTCCAGCCTCAACAGCATTAACTTCTTCGGCTGGCCGCTTGGCTTTTACATGGCTGCCCAGGGTTCCCTGATCGCTTTCGTTGTCCAGCTCTTCTTGTTTGCGAAGCAGCAGGACAGGATTGATCAGGACTGTGGCGTCGCCGAAGAAAGCTGA
- a CDS encoding maleate cis-trans isomerase family protein, which produces MQLPYRLNEGSDARRKLGLIVLKTDETIERDFRALRLPDDLWLYHSRIPSSLEVTVETLSEMEQALPTAAGLFPTASTFDVIGYACTSGATVLGESRVEAMVQQAHPEARVTNPMTALKAACRALGITRLGMVSPYVEKVSDALRQRLEQAKVQVTSFGEFGEKEEWKVARIDRHSIIRAMVEVGSSDTCDAVFASCTNLRAFEAIEEVESLIDKPALCSNQVLAWHMLRVTGVADPIAGAGRLFSLA; this is translated from the coding sequence ATGCAGTTACCCTACCGACTGAATGAAGGCAGCGATGCGCGCCGGAAACTCGGGCTGATCGTGCTGAAGACCGATGAAACCATCGAGCGGGATTTCCGTGCGCTTAGGTTGCCCGACGATCTTTGGCTTTATCACAGCCGGATTCCCAGCTCTCTGGAAGTCACGGTAGAGACATTGAGTGAAATGGAGCAGGCGCTGCCGACGGCTGCGGGGCTTTTTCCAACTGCCTCAACGTTCGATGTCATTGGCTATGCCTGCACCTCTGGCGCTACGGTCTTGGGCGAGTCACGGGTAGAGGCCATGGTGCAACAGGCACATCCGGAGGCCCGGGTTACCAATCCCATGACCGCCCTCAAGGCGGCATGCCGGGCCTTGGGGATCACGCGCTTGGGAATGGTCAGCCCTTATGTGGAGAAGGTTTCCGATGCCTTACGGCAGCGGTTGGAACAAGCCAAGGTCCAAGTTACTTCGTTTGGCGAGTTCGGTGAAAAGGAAGAGTGGAAGGTCGCCCGCATCGACCGCCATTCGATCATTCGGGCGATGGTAGAGGTCGGAAGCAGTGACACATGTGATGCGGTTTTTGCTTCCTGCACCAATCTACGCGCCTTCGAAGCCATCGAGGAGGTCGAGTCGCTGATCGACAAACCCGCGCTTTGCAGCAATCAGGTGCTGGCTTGGCACATGCTGCGCGTGACCGGCGTCGCTGATCCCATCGCGGGGGCGGGTCGTCTTTTTAGTTTGGCTTAG
- a CDS encoding M24 family metallopeptidase, whose product MPDAGNDKQSSAPRRGFPDQEFVNRTTRAQALMEAQGLDALLLTTEPEVRYFSGFLTQFWQSPTRPWFLILPKQGKPVAVIPAIGKECMARTWVEDIRTWSSPAPDDEGVSLLAATLLELVGPNGAVGLPEGPETHLRMPLGDYRILLEWLPGIAIQDASAILRSLRQVKSEAEIEKIAYICDLVSGVFEDLPGLLHQGMSEIEIFRRFKIECLKRGADDVAYLVGGAGPGGYGDIISPPSNRPVAAGDILILDTGSIFDGYFCDFDRNYAFGHASDAVKRAYAAVYEATEAGLAAAKPGASCSEVFAAMQDVMDRAGAMGNDVGRLGHGLGMQLTEWPSNRPGDETRLEPGMILTLEPGMTFEPGHVMVHEENIVIRPDGAHLLTRRAAAEIPIIR is encoded by the coding sequence ATGCCTGACGCCGGGAACGACAAGCAATCGAGCGCACCGCGACGTGGATTTCCGGACCAGGAGTTCGTGAATCGGACCACGCGGGCCCAGGCGCTGATGGAAGCCCAGGGTCTGGATGCCTTGTTGCTGACGACCGAGCCGGAAGTCCGTTACTTTTCCGGCTTCCTGACACAGTTCTGGCAAAGCCCGACGCGACCTTGGTTCCTGATCCTCCCCAAGCAAGGAAAGCCGGTCGCCGTCATTCCCGCCATCGGTAAGGAATGCATGGCGCGCACCTGGGTCGAGGATATCCGCACCTGGTCTTCGCCTGCCCCCGACGACGAAGGCGTGTCATTGCTTGCCGCGACCTTGTTGGAGCTTGTTGGACCAAACGGCGCGGTGGGTTTGCCCGAAGGGCCAGAGACGCACCTGCGGATGCCGCTTGGCGATTACCGGATTTTGCTGGAGTGGCTGCCGGGGATCGCCATCCAGGATGCCTCAGCCATTTTGCGAAGCCTTCGCCAGGTTAAATCAGAAGCCGAAATCGAGAAAATCGCCTACATCTGTGACTTGGTTTCAGGAGTCTTCGAAGACCTGCCCGGCTTGCTGCACCAGGGTATGAGCGAAATCGAGATATTTCGCCGCTTCAAGATCGAATGTCTGAAGCGCGGCGCCGATGACGTTGCCTACCTGGTGGGAGGTGCCGGTCCGGGCGGATATGGCGATATTATATCCCCACCATCGAACCGGCCCGTCGCCGCCGGCGACATTTTGATCTTGGATACAGGCTCGATTTTCGACGGTTATTTCTGCGACTTCGATCGCAACTATGCGTTTGGTCACGCGTCCGATGCCGTGAAGCGAGCCTACGCCGCGGTTTACGAGGCAACGGAAGCGGGGCTGGCAGCAGCGAAGCCGGGCGCAAGTTGCTCTGAAGTTTTTGCCGCTATGCAGGACGTGATGGACAGGGCGGGGGCAATGGGTAATGACGTGGGGCGCCTTGGGCATGGCCTGGGAATGCAGTTGACCGAATGGCCATCGAACCGACCAGGTGACGAAACACGATTGGAACCCGGCATGATATTGACTCTGGAACCAGGTATGACCTTCGAGCCGGGTCATGTGATGGTACATGAGGAAAACATTGTGATTCGCCCGGACGGCGCGCATCTCCTGACGCGGCGCGCCGCGGCCGAGATTCCGATTATTCGATAG
- a CDS encoding diaminopropionate ammonia-lyase: MTLSRTIAGCGRITDRAATSPSTGSFPAELEAVLSSTMTAAAQREITTWPGYEPTPLRSLNHLAEGLQLAEVLYKDESPRFGLGSFKALGGSYAVVCLMADLLEAQKGERPPLAALRSGALARAVENITVVTATDGNHGRSVAWGAQMVGCACRIYIHAEVSKGRQEAMEALGAEVVRIDGDYDASLRRCAEEAAANGWYVVSDTSYEGYMDLPRNVMAGYSVMAAEVLDQIEGPPPSHVFIQAGVGGVAAAVCATFWQRLGAARPRFVIVEPATAACILASARAGRPATVPIEAETIMAGLSCGEASLLAWDILSRGAQDFLAIEEQGVESMMRLLASGEAGGGTIEAGESAVPGLVALVAACRDQDLRRSLGLDDTSRVLVFGCEGATDPAIYQQILAGNDA; the protein is encoded by the coding sequence ATGACGCTGAGCAGGACAATAGCGGGGTGCGGCAGGATCACCGACCGTGCGGCGACCTCACCCTCGACGGGCTCCTTTCCGGCAGAGTTAGAGGCCGTTCTTTCCTCCACGATGACCGCAGCCGCTCAGCGTGAAATCACGACTTGGCCGGGCTATGAGCCAACACCCTTGCGGTCGCTGAATCACCTGGCGGAAGGGCTGCAGCTGGCCGAGGTGCTCTACAAGGACGAAAGCCCTCGATTTGGGTTGGGGAGCTTCAAGGCCTTGGGTGGGTCCTACGCCGTCGTTTGTCTGATGGCCGACTTGCTGGAAGCGCAAAAGGGTGAACGTCCGCCTTTGGCCGCGTTGCGTAGCGGCGCGCTGGCGCGTGCGGTGGAGAATATTACGGTGGTGACGGCCACGGACGGCAACCACGGGCGCTCGGTGGCCTGGGGTGCGCAGATGGTTGGCTGCGCTTGCCGAATTTATATTCATGCCGAAGTTAGCAAAGGGCGGCAGGAAGCCATGGAGGCGCTGGGCGCTGAAGTTGTCCGCATCGATGGCGATTACGATGCCTCTTTGCGGCGTTGCGCGGAGGAAGCGGCGGCTAACGGATGGTATGTGGTCTCCGACACCTCATACGAAGGTTATATGGACCTGCCCCGCAATGTCATGGCTGGGTACAGCGTCATGGCGGCCGAGGTGCTGGACCAAATCGAGGGTCCACCACCCAGCCATGTTTTCATACAGGCCGGTGTTGGCGGCGTGGCGGCTGCGGTCTGCGCGACCTTCTGGCAGCGCTTGGGGGCCGCCCGCCCGCGGTTTGTGATCGTTGAGCCCGCAACGGCGGCATGCATCCTGGCAAGCGCGCGCGCCGGTCGCCCCGCGACGGTGCCGATCGAAGCGGAGACCATCATGGCCGGGCTTTCTTGCGGCGAAGCTTCGCTGCTGGCCTGGGATATTCTATCCCGCGGCGCTCAGGACTTCCTGGCCATCGAAGAGCAGGGTGTCGAATCGATGATGCGGCTGCTGGCATCGGGTGAAGCCGGAGGCGGTACAATCGAAGCGGGCGAGTCGGCCGTACCAGGATTGGTGGCTCTTGTCGCTGCGTGCCGCGACCAGGATCTCCGCCGTTCTCTCGGACTGGACGACACATCTCGTGTCTTGGTTTTTGGCTGCGAAGGCGCAACCGATCCGGCCATCTATCAGCAAATTCTGGCAGGCAACGATGCCTGA
- a CDS encoding putative 2-aminoethylphosphonate ABC transporter permease subunit, producing MTASDPAVALQPARPSSGPIKAKVSRDDWMMRGLIMVIGLYLLITLAFPLYAMMSRSVEVYDFRFDAVMIEFEEDGQWIDKGTAADWVERLSQPINNGLLPTARTRIAASEFLLKSERQGIDAFRFTDTTEEGGTLLYDGNLTESGQTLEVGRGDLSRVFLRPMPQLGARNYQIYFQTPTLRLSIVNSLFIASLTTIITVSLAFFFAYALTRSCMPFKGLFRVIALVPILVPSLLPGIGLVYLFGNQGMIKEMLMGESIYGPIGIVIASVFYTFPHALIIILVALSIADARLYEAAIALRASKLKTFFTVTLPGARYGLVSAAFVVFNLVITDFGVPKVIGGQYNVLALDIYKQVVGQQNFEMGAVVSVVLLFPAVLAFAIDRSMQRRQVALLSARAVPYSPKKSRLFDLSMFGYCTFVGLFIMGLLAVCQYAALVKFYPYNLELGLKNYQFGRMDGGGWGSYLNSIRLALYTSIFGTAVVFIGAYVVEKGRGFQFGRSSFQFLAMMPMAVPGMVLGLAYVFFFNDPDNPLNALYGSMTILVICTITHFYTVSHLTAVTALKQMDAEFESVSASLKQPFYRTFARVTVPVCLPAILDISIYLFVNAMTTVSAVVFLYSPDTTLASIAMLNMDDAGDIAPAAAMGMMIFYTNACVRLMHAGLTHGLIGKTQAWRRA from the coding sequence ATGACTGCGTCGGACCCAGCAGTAGCCTTGCAGCCTGCGCGCCCGTCGAGCGGTCCGATCAAGGCGAAAGTCAGTCGCGACGACTGGATGATGCGCGGGCTGATAATGGTCATTGGCCTCTATCTTCTGATAACCCTGGCCTTTCCCCTCTATGCGATGATGTCGCGCTCTGTCGAGGTTTACGATTTCCGCTTCGATGCGGTGATGATCGAATTTGAGGAAGATGGTCAGTGGATTGACAAGGGCACGGCGGCGGACTGGGTGGAACGCCTGAGCCAGCCAATCAATAACGGACTGCTGCCGACCGCACGTACACGCATCGCCGCGTCTGAATTTCTTTTGAAATCGGAGCGCCAGGGCATCGACGCTTTTCGGTTCACCGACACGACCGAAGAGGGAGGGACGCTTCTCTATGACGGTAACCTGACCGAATCCGGACAGACATTGGAAGTCGGGCGCGGCGATCTTTCCCGTGTTTTCTTGCGCCCCATGCCGCAACTCGGCGCGCGGAACTACCAGATCTACTTCCAGACACCGACGTTGCGTCTGTCGATAGTCAACAGCCTTTTCATTGCCAGCCTGACAACCATCATTACGGTGTCGCTGGCATTCTTTTTTGCTTACGCGCTAACGCGAAGCTGCATGCCCTTCAAGGGGCTGTTCCGCGTGATTGCCCTTGTTCCCATTCTGGTTCCTTCGCTGCTTCCCGGCATTGGGCTTGTCTACCTGTTTGGTAATCAGGGGATGATCAAGGAAATGCTGATGGGGGAGTCGATCTACGGCCCCATTGGCATCGTCATAGCATCGGTCTTTTATACCTTTCCGCATGCCTTGATCATCATCCTGGTAGCCTTGTCGATCGCCGATGCCAGGCTCTATGAAGCTGCGATCGCCCTTCGGGCCTCCAAACTGAAGACGTTTTTCACCGTGACCCTGCCCGGTGCGCGCTACGGTTTGGTTTCTGCAGCTTTTGTGGTTTTCAACCTGGTGATCACCGACTTCGGCGTGCCCAAGGTTATCGGTGGCCAGTACAACGTGCTGGCGCTGGACATCTACAAACAGGTTGTCGGCCAGCAGAACTTCGAAATGGGCGCCGTGGTCTCGGTCGTTCTGCTGTTCCCCGCGGTCTTGGCTTTTGCCATTGATCGCTCCATGCAGCGTCGCCAGGTGGCGCTGCTCTCGGCACGCGCCGTTCCCTATTCGCCCAAGAAAAGCAGGCTCTTCGATTTATCCATGTTCGGTTACTGCACGTTTGTGGGACTCTTCATCATGGGTCTTCTGGCGGTCTGCCAGTATGCCGCGTTGGTGAAGTTCTATCCCTATAACCTGGAATTGGGCCTGAAGAATTATCAGTTTGGACGCATGGATGGCGGCGGTTGGGGTTCCTACCTGAACTCAATTCGTCTTGCGCTTTACACCAGTATTTTTGGAACCGCGGTGGTTTTCATCGGTGCTTATGTCGTTGAAAAAGGCCGCGGGTTCCAGTTCGGGCGCTCCAGTTTTCAATTCCTCGCAATGATGCCGATGGCGGTGCCGGGTATGGTTTTGGGACTGGCCTATGTGTTCTTTTTCAATGATCCAGACAATCCGTTAAACGCGCTCTATGGCAGCATGACCATCCTGGTGATCTGTACGATCACCCACTTTTATACCGTGTCGCACCTGACGGCCGTCACCGCGCTCAAACAGATGGATGCCGAGTTCGAGTCCGTTTCGGCTTCATTGAAACAGCCGTTTTACCGAACGTTTGCGCGTGTGACGGTACCGGTTTGCTTGCCCGCGATTCTCGATATTTCGATCTATCTGTTCGTCAACGCCATGACCACTGTGTCCGCTGTCGTCTTCCTCTATTCGCCCGATACCACGCTGGCATCCATCGCCATGTTGAACATGGATGACGCCGGTGATATCGCACCGGCGGCGGCCATGGGGATGATGATCTTCTATACCAACGCCTGCGTTCGATTGATGCACGCGGGTTTGACGCATGGCTTGATTGGCAAGACGCAAGCTTGGCGGCGCGCCTAG